GCCGACCGGGGCAAGCTCGGCCAGCGCCCGCAGGTCGTCCACACTGGACACTCCACCGGAGGCGATCACCGGCTTGTCCGTGCGGGCGCAGATCTCGCGCAGCAGTTCCACGTTGGGCCCCTGGAGCGTTCCGTCCTTGGACACGTCGGTGACGACGTAGCGGGAGCAACCGTCCCGTTCGAGGCGCTCCAGGACCTCCCACAGGTCTCCACCGTCAGAGGTCCACCCGCGACCCTTGAGCCGGTGGCCCTCCTCGGTGATCCGCACGTCGAGGCCCACGGCCACCTGTTCCCCGTGCGCGGCAAGGACTTTCGCGCACCACTCGGGGTCCTCCAGTGCCGCCGTGCCCAGGTTCACCCGCGCGCAGCCGGTGCCGAGCGCGGCGGCCAGCGAGGCGTCGTCGCGGATGCCGCCGGACAGCTCGACCTTCACGTCCAGCTCGGCGATCATCGCCGCGAGCAGCGCCCGGTTGTCGCCGCGCCCGAAGGCGGCGTCGAGGTCGACGAGGTGGATCCACTCGGCGCCGCCGTCCTGCCAGGCCAGGGCCGCCTCCAGCGGGGTGCCGTAGGCGGTCTCGGTGCCCGCCTCACCCTGGGTGAGCCGGACGGCCTTGCCGTCGACCACGTCGACGGCCGGGAACAGCGTGAAAGTCACGGGACTACCTTCTGCTAGAGCGTGTTCAGCCAGTTGCGCAGGATGTGCGCGCCGGCGTCGCCGGATTTCTCCGGGTGGAACTGGGTGGCCCACAGCGGCCCGTTCTCCACCGCGGCGACGAAGTCCTCCCCGTGGTGGGCCCAGGTCACCAGCGGCGGGGTGAACGCGCCGTCCGCGTCCAGCTCCCACTTGCGCACGCCGAAGGAGTGCACGAAGTAGAACCGGGCGTCCGCGTCGAGCCCGGCGAAGAACTGCGAGCCCTCCGGAGCGCGAACGGTGTTCCAGCCCATGTGCGGCAGGACGTCGGCGTGCAGCCGCTCCACGGTGCCCGGCCACTCGCCGCAGCCCTCGTCGGTGACCCCGTGCTCGACGCCGCGCTCGAACAGTGCCTGCATCCCCACGCAGATACCGAGGACGGGGCGTCCGCCCGCCAGCCGCTCGCCGATGATGCGCGGCCCCTGGACCGAGCGCAGTCCCGCCATGCACGCGCCGAAAGCGCCGACTCCGGGAACCACCAGGCCGTCCGCCGCGAGTGCGGCACGATGGTCCGCGGTCACCTCGACGTCGGCACCGACGCGGCGCAGAGCGCGTTCGGCGGAACGGAGGTTGCCGGAGCCATAGTCGAGCACGACGACGCGGGACACGCCCCCAGGCTAGTCGTCACCCCCGCCCGCTCGCGAACCCGTTCCCCTCACCCGTGACCCCCGCCACGCGGGTTTACGCACTGAATGAGTCGTTGAGGTACTTGAACGCACCGAATGACTCATTCAGTGCATCACCGCCCCGGGCTCAGCCCAGGAACTGGGTGATGGAGTGGTGCAGGCCGGCGGGGTCGAGGCCGTGGATCACGTCGTGCTGCTCCGCGGTGCCGTAGGCGCGGACCTCGTTGTCGCGGTGCACGCCCAGCGAGAGCAGCCGGTGCGGGACGTCGGCCAGGGCGGTGCCGACCTCGTGCGCCGACGTGCCCTGGAGGTAGGGCTCCACCAGAACCACGTTCGCGTTCGCGCCCACGGCTTCGCGCAGCCCGGCGTGGTCGAAGGGCCGCACGGTGGCCGCGTAGAGCACAGTAACGTCCACAGTGGACGTTGCGGCGAGCACGGAGTCCAGGGTCGGCCCGACCGCGACGACGACGCCCTTGCTCCCGAGGCGCACCGGGATGAAGCCCGCGTCCGTCGGGTAGGCCCGCGCGTTGCGGCGCGTGGACAGGCGCAGGTACACGCGGTCGTCCCCGGCAAGGGCCTCGGTCAGCAGCGAGCGGACCTCGTCCTGGTGGCCAGGCACGTGGACCGTCCAGCCGGGGAGCGTGTCGATCAGGGCGACGTCACCGGGGGCCTGGTGGGTCCGCCCCCACACGGGGTCGTCGTAGGAGGCGCCGATGCTGACCAGGACCGCGCCGACGTCCTGGTGCCCCAGGTCCAGCTTGATCTGCTCGAAGGGCCGCTCGATCAGGAACGGCGTGTAGCTGTGCGCCACCGGCCGCAGCCCGGTCAGCGCCATCCCTCCGGCGACGCCGATCATGGCCTGCTCGCGGATGCCCACGTTGACCACGCGCTCCGGGTGCCTGGACCGGGCCTCGGCGAAGTTGCCCGCCGAGATGTCGGCGGTCACCACGGCGATCCGCGGGTCGGTGTCCATGGCGGCGGTGACGGTCTCGACGAAGGTCTCGCGCATGGTGACGTCACCGGACATCAGCGCCTGCTCGGTCTTCCCGGCGAAATCGGCGGCGGTCATTCCGCACCTTCTTCCCTGATCACGGCGACCACGGCGCGCGCGCGGCCGGGGTGCTCCTCGGTGAACGCGTGGTAGAGCGCTTCCTGGTCCCGGCCGTCGACGGAGACGGTGTCCCAGCCCTCGACGGCGAAGCGGGTGGCCATGCCGCCGGGCCAGCCGTGGCTGGCGGAGCCGTTGTCGATGGCCACCACGGTCAGCTGCTCCAGGCCGAGGCGGCCGGCCAGCGCGATGGCCTCGTGGTTGCTGCCCTCGTCGAACTCGCCGTCGCCGACCAGCACGACCACCCTGGGCTCGGTCCGGCCCTGGGCGCGCAGCCCGAGCACCTGGCCGACGCCGAGTGCCAGGCCGTGTCCGAGCGAACCCGCGCCGATCTCCACGCCGGGCACCAGCACGCGGTCGGGGTGCTGGCCCAGCGGCGAGCCGAAATCGGTCCAGTCGTCCAAAGTGGACGGATCGAGGAAGCCCTTCGCGGCCAGCACCGCGTAGTAGGCCATCGGCCCGTGCCCCTTGGAGAGCAGGAAACGGTCCCGGTCCGGGTCGTCGACCCGCTCGGGCGAGACGTTCAGCACGCGGTCGTAGAGCGTCCAGAGGGTGGGCAGCGTGGAGGTGGCCGCCCACTCGTGCTTCTCGTCCCCGGTCATCCGCCGGAACAGGGCGGGCAGTTCCGCCCAACCCCTTCGCAAGGTCCCCTGTGTCATGGGAACACGGTGCAACCTCGACTTAGCTGGAGGTCAAGCACTAGGGTGCGGAGCATGGCGGAGGTGCCCAAATGGCTGACGATCGGCGATGTGGCCGCGCGCAGCGGTGTCCCGCACACCGCGTTGCGCTTCTACGAGGACAAGGGCCTGATCACCTCGGAGCGCACCGCGGGCAACCAGCGCCGCTACGCCCGCTCGGTGCTGCGCAGGCTGGCGTTCATCCGCTCCGCGCAACGGGTCGGGCTCACCCTGGAGGACGTGCGCGACGCGCTCGCGACGCTGCCGGACAACCGCACGCCGACGAAGGCGGACTGGAGCCGCTTGTCCCGGTCGTGGGACAAGGAGCTGGAGATCCGCATCGACGCGCTGCAGCGGCTGCGCGAGCGCCTGGCGTCGTGCATCGGCTGCGGTTGCCTGTCGCTGAAGGCGTGCGGGCTCTACAACGAGAACGACGAGCAGGCGAAGTTCGGCCCCGGAGCGCACAAGCTCAAGCCCGCGGCCGAGGGTGGCCGGGACTGAAGCCAGCCACCCACCACGACAGCTCAGGTCACCAGGTAGCTCTCGGCGTCATCGTTGAAGTCGCTGAGGCTGGCGAGTTCAGCTCCCGACCCCACCGCGTAGGCCCTGCCCTGGCAGTTGTCCTCGCTGTAGAGGTAGATGAGGCGACCCGAGCGGTTCCACACGGAGCTGATCTCGTTGTCACCGTTCCACCCGGGGATCTCCCGGCAGCCGGCGATCATCGGCTCGTCGACATAGCGGTCGCCGACGTAGTTCGCGTCCTCCCACATGCAGATGTCGTTGCGGCAGTCGTTCTTCGCCTTCGCCGAGGCGGGCGCGACGCCGGCCAGCATCGTGCCCGCGACCACGAGAACCGCGACAGCGGCACGGCGAACTCTTCCCTCGAACATGAATCTCCATTCTCACAATCTCGCTGACAGCAAGACGATCGCCCGAACCGTAGGCGCGGGAAATGTGAAGCCCAACGCAGTTCAGCGACACGCGAATCGCACTTGCGCAGGATGCTGCACTGGTGCCATGAACCGAACAAGACTCGTGAGCGTGTCCAAGCGGATGTCCCGCCACCTCCGCCACGCCCCCGAAGAGATCGGCATCACCCTGGACGCGGCGGGCTGGGTGGACGTCGCCGACCTGCTCGCGGCGCTGCGCATCTCCCGCGAGGAACTGGAAGCCGTGGTGGCGGGCAACGACAAGCGCCGCTTCGCCTTCGACGAGACCGGCGAGCGCATCCGCGCCAGCCAGGGCCACAGCGTCGCCGTGGACCTGGGACTGGAACCGGCGGAGCCGCCCGCGGTGCTCTACCACGGCACTGTCGAGCGTTTCCTGTCCGCGATCCTCGAAGAGGGTCTACGGCCGATGAAGCGGCACGCCGTGCACCTGTCGGCGGACGTCGAGACCGCGCGCCGCGTGGGCAGCCGCCGCGGCTCACCCACGATCCTGGTGGTCGACGCCGCCGCGATGGCCGCGGACGGTCACACCTTCCACCGCAGCGCCAACGGTGTCTGGCTCACCGACGCCGTTCCGCCGCGCTACCTCAAGCGGACTTAGACCGTCGACATCCACCAGGCCACGGCGCCCGCGCCCGCGAGGACGGCGCCGACCAGCAGCAGGACCGCGACGAGCTTCATCGACTTCCACAGCGTGTACGCGCCACCGATGAGGAAACCGGCGAGGGCGAGCAGGGCGATGTACACGAAGTCCATGCGCGCAGGTTAGAGCACGCCCGTCAGTGCCCGTCCGGCGCCGTCACTCGAACCTGTAGCTCTCCGCCTCGTTGTCGAAGTCCTGCTCATCGAGATCCGGGTGGTACCAGCGCCCGCACACGTACAGGCTCCTGCCCTGACAGTTGTCATCGGCGAAAAGCCTGACGACGCGCCCGGTCTGGTTGTGCAGGGAAGAGATCTCGTTGTCGCCGTTCCACCCGTTGATGTCCCTGCAACCGGCCTCCACCGACGCCTGGACGTAGAGCGACCCCTGGTACCACTCGTCTTCCCACATGCAGAGCTTGCCGTCGCAACCGACCTGCGCGGCCGACGCGGGCGCGACGCCGGTCAGCATCGCGCCGACGACGGCGAGAACCGCGACGGCGGAACGCAGCATTCTTCTCCCGGACATGGCTCTCCATTCGCCGGTGGACAATTCGCCCGAAGCGTAGGAGCGGCAAATGTGAAACCACACGCGCTTCAGCGGCGAATGAACCGTGCGAGCATTTCCAGGAATCCAAACGATTTCGGGAGGGTCAGAGCACGCCCTTGGTGGACGGGATGCCGGTGACCCTCGGGTCGCGCTCCACCGCCGCGCGCAGCGCCCGCGCGATCGCCTTGAACTGCGCCTCGGTGATGTGGTGCGGGTCGCGGCCGTGGATCACGCGCACGTGCAGCGCGATGCGCGCGTGGAAGGCCAGCGACTCGAACACGTGCCGGTTGAGCACGGCCGGGTAGTTGTTGCCGATGGTGTAGCCGGCCAGCAGGTCGGGCTCGCCGACGTGCACGCAGTACGGCCGCCCGGAGACGTCGACCGCGGCGTGCGCCAGGGTTTCGTCCATCGGGATCCACGCGTCGCCGAAACGGCGAATGCCCGCGGCGTCGCCGATCGCCTCGCGCAGGGCCTGGCCGAGCACGATCGCGGTGTCCTCGACGGTGTGGTGGGCGTCGATCTCCACGTCCCCGGTCGCGCGCACCACCAGGTCGAAGGACGCGTGCGCGCCGAGCGCGGTCAGCATGTGGTCGAAGAACGGCACCCCGGTGCTGACGTCGACCTTGCCCGCGCCGTCCAGGTCCAGCTCGACGTGGATCGAGGACTCCTTGGTCGTGCGCTCGATCTTGGCGATCCGGTTCACCGCTGCACCTCCGTTGCCACTTCCTTGCTCGCGGCCAGGAAGGCGTCGTTCTCGTCGGGGACCCCGATGGTCACCCGCAGGTGGCCCGCGACGCCGATCTCCCTGATCAGCACTCCACGGTCCAAATAGGACTTCCAGGCGGCCTGCGCGTCGCCGAACCGTCCGAAGAGGACGAAGTTGGCGTCGCTCGGCACCACGGAGAAACCCATACCGGTCAAGGCTTCCACCACGCGGTCGCGCTCGGCGGCCAGCGCCGCGACCGAACCGAGGGTGGCGTCCGCGTGCCGCAGCGAGGCCAGCGCCGCGGCCTGCGTCAACGAGGACAGGTGGTACGGCAGCCGGACCAGTTGCAGCGCGTCCACCACCGCGGGCGCCGCGGCCAGGTAGCCCAGCCGCCCGCCGGCGAAGGCGAACGCCTTGCTCATCGTGCGGGAGACGATCAACCGGCCGCCCAGCTGCCCGATCAGCTCGACGGCGCTGGGCTGGGCGGAGAACTCGGCGTACGCCTCGTCCACCACGACCATGCCCGGGGCCACCGCGACCAGCCTGCGCAGGTCCTCGGCCGGGATGGACTGCCCGGTCGGGTTGTTCGGGCTGGTCAGGAACACGACGTCCGGCTGCCGGTCGTGAATCAGCTGAACAGCCGCGTCGGCGTCCAGCGAGAAGTCGGCGCGGCGCGGCGCGGACAGCCACTCCGTGCGCGTCCCGGCGGCGATGATCGGATGCATCGAGTACGACGGTTCGAAGCCGACCGCCACGCGTCCCGGACCGCCGAACGCCTGCAGGATCTGCTGCAGGATCTCGTTGGAACCGTTGGCGGCCCACACGTTCTCGCGAGCGAGCGCGACGCCGGTCGCCCGGCTCAGGTACTCCGCGAGCGCCGTGCGCAGCTCGATCGCGTCCCGGTCCGGGTAGCGGTGCAGCTGCTCGGCGGCCTTGCGGGTCGCCTCGGCGACGTCGGCGACGAGCGCGGGCGGCGGCGGATACGGGTTCTCGTTGGTGTTGAGCCGAACCGCGACGTCCAGCTGCGGCGCACCGTACGGCGAGCGCCCGCGCAGGTCCTCGCGCAGCGGCAGGCCGTCGAGGGTGAACTCCGAGCCCAGGACGCTCATGTCGCACCACCGCCGAAGCGCGCGGTGACGGCCTGGCCGTGCGCGGGCAGGTCCTCGGCGTTGGCCAGGGCCACCACCTGGGACGCCACGTCGGCCAGCGCCTCGCGGGTGTACTCCACGACGTGGATGCCGCGGAGGAAGGTCTGCACGCTCAGCCCGGAGGAGTGCCGCGCGCAGCCACCGGTGGGCAGCACGTGGTTGGAGCCCGCGCAGTAGTCGCCGAGCGAGACCGGCGAGTACGGGCCGACGAAGATCGCCCCGGCGGAGCGCACGCGCGCGGCCACCTCACCGGCGTTCACCGTCTGGATCTCCAGGTGCTCGGCGGCGTAGGTGTCCACCACCCGCAGCCCCTCGTCCACAGTGGACACGAGCAGGCAGCCGGACTGCTTGCCGCTCAACGCGGTGCGCACGCGCTCGGTGTGCTTGGTCGCCGCGACCTGGGCGGCCAGCTGCGCGTCGACGGCGTCGGCCAGCTCCTCGGAGGTCGTCACCAGCACGCTGGCGGCCTGCGGGTCGTGCTCGGCCTGGCTGATCAGGTCGGCCGCCACGTGCACGGGGTCGGCGGTGTGGTCGGCCAGGATCGCGATCTCGGTCGGGCCCGCCTCGGAGTCGATGCCGATCAGCCCGCGCAGCAGCCGCTTGGCGGCGGTGAGGTAGATGTTGCCCGGCCCGGTGACAGTGTCCACCGGCTCCAGCGCCGCGCCGTCGGTGTCCACACCGCCGTAGGCCATCAGCGCGGCGGCCTGCGCACCGCCGACCGCCCACACCTCGGTGACGTCGAGCAGCGCACACGCGGCGAGCACGGCCGGGTGCGGCAGCCCGCCGAACGCGGCCTGGGGCGGCGAGCACACGACGAGCGACTCGACGCCCGCCACCTGCGCGGGCACCACGTTCATGCCCACGGAGGACGGGTAGACCGCGAGGCCGCCGGGCACGTAGAGGCCGACGCGGGCGACGGGCACCCAGCGCTCGGTGACGGTACCGCCAGGCGCGACGCGGGTGGTGGTGTCGGTGCGGCGCTGGTCGGCGTGCACCAGGCGGGCGCGCGCGGTGGAGGTCTCCAGCGCCTCGCGCACGGCCGGGTCCAGCTCGTCCAGCGCGCGCTCCAGCTCGGCCTCGGGTACGCGCACGCGCGCGGGGCGCACCTTGTCGAAGCGCTCGGCGAACTCCAGCACGGCCTCGACGCCGCGGTCGCGCACCGCGTCCACCACCGGTCGCACCTGATGCAGCACGGCGTCCACGTCGACCTCGGCGCGCGGCAGGGAGGCACGCAGCTCGGCGGCGGACGGAACGCGACCACGGAGGTCGATGCGGCTCAGCATGGAGAGGCAGTCCTTAGGGTCGGTGGTTTTCGCTGGTCCCAGCCTAGGCGGTGGCCCACTCGGAGCAGAACCGAGATCGGTGTGCGCTGCGTCAACCTGGCCACTCGGACGGGCTACAGCCCATAGGACGCTTCTATTCCTCCGAAGTTATGTCTTGTCGACTCTCCGTGATCTGAGCCACGCTGCATCGATCACACTCCGTCAACGTTCGGAGGCTTGATGTTGACAAGAACCAGGCGGGCCCTGCTCGCGGTGGCTTTCGGCGCCTGCGCGGCGCTGGCCGCCTCGATCCCCGCCGTTGCCACAGCGACCCCTGCACCCGTGGCGAACCAGCAGCAGACCCAGACCGACGACCGCGCCGTCTACCTGGTGCGCGGCACCGCCACCGTGGAACAGCGCACGGCGGTGGCGAACACGGGGATCGACGTCCTCGGGTTCGACGGCGCCGCGATGACGGTGATCGGTTCCCCTGCCGAGATCGCGGACCTGCGCGCGAAGGGTTTCCAGGTCGAGCTCCACTCGCGGCTGCCGAAGGCCCCCGACGGCCCCGGCATCAGCGACTTCCCGTCCGGCTACACCGGCTACCACAACCTGGCCGAGCTGAACGCGGAGCTGAACAAGTCGGTCGCGAACTTCCCCGCGCTGGCCAAGCTCTCCAGCATCGGCAAGAGCCACGAGGGCCGCGACCTCAGCCTGATCAAGATCAGTGACAACGTCGGCACCGACGAGAACGAGCCGGAGGTGCTGTTCACCTGCGGGCAGCACGCCCGTGAGCACCTGACCATCGAGATGTGCCTGCGCATCGTGCAGCGCCTCACCTCCACCTACGCGACCGACGCGGCGGTGAAGCGCTACGTCGACTCGCGGGAGATCTGGATCGTCTCCAACGTCAACCCGGACGGGTCGGAGTACGACGTGGCCAGCGGCCAGTTCCGCAGCTGGCGCAAGAACCGCCAGGCGCCCAACGGCACCGACCTCAACCGCAACTGGGACTACAAGTGGGGCTGCTGCGGCGGTTCCTCCGGCAGCACCGGCAGCGAGACCTACCGCGGCCCGTCGGCGTTCTCCGCGCCGGAGACGCAGCGCGTCCGCGACTTCGTGAACTCGCGGGTGGTCGGCGGCAAGCAGCAGATCACCACGCACATCGACTGGCACACCTACTCGGAGCTGATCCTGTGGCCCTTCGGCTACACGACGGCCGACACCGCTCCGGGCCTGGACGCCGACCAGCAGCGGGCCTTCGCCACGCTGGGCCGCCAGATGGCCCAGACCAACGGCTACACGCCGCAGCAGAGCAGTGACCTCTACATCACCGACGGCAGCATCGGCGACTGGATGTGGGGCGTGCACAAGATCTGGAGCTACACCTTCGAGATGTACCCGAAGAACGCGTGGGGCGGCGGTTTCTACCCGAGGGACACCGTGATCGCCGCGGAGACCTCGCGCAACGACAAGGCCGTCAACCTGCTCCTGGAGTACGCCGACTGCGTGCCCCGGGTGATCGGCAAGACCTGCTAGGGCGGTTTCCCGCCCGAGGTGCTCGGTTCCGCCGAGGCGGCGTCGAGCACTGTTCCAGGGGCGTTCCCACCAGCGCGGGTGGGAACGCCCCTGCCCCTGTGAACACATCCCCTGGAGGTTGTCCCTATGGCCACCCGACTCGGCCTGAGAGCCGTCGCGGTCGGCGCCTGCCTGGCCGTGATCGTCCCGGCGTACGGCCTGGCCACCATGCCGGAAGCCGAGACCGTCTACACCGTGGACGGCGTCGCCGGCACGGACGCGCGCACGGAGGTCGTCTCCTCCGGCGCGGACGTGCTCGGCGTCGACCACGCGGAGATGACCGTCTCCGCCCTGCCTGGTGAGGCTAAACTCTTGCGCGACAAGGGTTTCAAGCTCACGCCGATCGGTGACCGGGCCCGTCAGCTGGCCGAGCGCAGCGGACCCGGCGTCACTCCGAGGGACTTCCCGCCCGCCGACGCCGGCTACCACAACTACGCGGAGCTGACCGCGGAGCTGCAGAAGACCGCCCGCGACTTCCCCGACCTGGCCAAAGTCTCCAGCGTCGGCAAGAGCCACGAGGGCAAGGACGTCTGGCTGGTCAAGCTCAGCGCCAACGTCGCGACCGACGAGAACGAACCGGAGACGATCTTCACCTGCAACCAGCACGCCCGCGAGCACCTGTCCGCGGAGATGTGCCTGCGCCGCATCGTGCAGCGCTTCACCACCGGCTACGCCACCGACCCCGCTGTCAAGAAGCTCATGGACAGCAGGGAGATCTGGGTGCTGCCGATGGTGAACCCGGACGGCATCGAGTACGACGTGTCCACCGGCACCTACAAGAGCTGGCGGCTCAACCGGCAGCCGAACCCGGGCAGCAGCCGGATCGGCACCGACCTCAACCGCAACTGGGGCCACAAGTGGGGCTGCTGCGGCGGATCCTCGTCGACGCCGGGCAGTGAGACCTACCGGGGCGCCGGCCCGTTCTCCGCGCCGGAGACCAAGGTGATCAGCGACTTCGTGAACAGCCGCGTGGTCGGCGGCAAGCAGCAGATCACCACGCACATCGACTGGCACACCTACGGCGAGCTGGTGATGTGGCCCTACGGCTACACCAAGGACGACACCACGCCGGACCTGAACTCCGAGCACCTGCGCGCGTTCAAGGAGCTGGGCACCCAGATGGCGGCGAGCAACCGCTACAAGCCCCAGCAGGCCAGCGACCTCTACATCACCGACGGCGGCGTCCGGGACTGGATGTGGGGCCGGCACCGGATCTGGAGCTACACCTTCGAGATGTTCGGCGGCCAGTACGGCTTCTACCCACCCGATGAGGTGATCGACCGCGAGACGAGTCGCAACGACAAGGCGGTCGAGCTGATGCTCACTTACGCGGATTGCGTTCCGCGCATCGTCGGCGGTACATGCGGGTGATTTCGACGTTGGTAGGGCGATCCGTCCGGTTCGCCCTACCAACGTCTCTTGCAGAGCTGCCCGCCAAGCCCCACTCTCCGACCATTCCCTGCCCCCCTCGGAGGTATCCCATGCGCAAGCATCGCGGCCTGCTGGTGGCGATCTGTATGGCCCTGATAGTGCCCGGCGCGGTGAGCGCGGGCGCGGCACCGCCCGAGTCGGCCGGCGTCTACGACGTCACCGCGAAAACGGTCGAGCTGCGCACCTCGGTCGCCTCGACCGGCGTCGACGTCTACTCCGTGCACGGCGACCGGATGACCGTCGCCGCCACCAAGGAGCAGGCGAGAGTGTTGCGGGCCAGGGGTTTCGCCCAGACCTTCCAAGGTGACGTCCAGGAGCAGCTGGCCGCGCTCACCTCGGGGCCCAGCGCGCGGGACTTCCCGTCCGGCTACGCGGGCTACCACAACTACGCGGAGATGACGGCCGAACTGCGCAAGGCGGCCTCGGACTTCCCGAACATCGCCAAGCTCTCCAGCATCGGCAAGAGCCACGAGGGCCGCGACATCTGGATGCTGAAGATCAGCGACAACGTCAACTCCGACGAGAACGAGCCGGAAGTCCTGTTCAACTGCAACATCCACGCGCGCGAGCACCTGACCGTGGAGATGTGCCTGCGCATCGCCAAGCGCTTCACCACCGGCTACGCGAGCAACTCCGCGATCAAGGGCGTCGTGGACTCGCGGGAGATCCTGATCGTGCCGAGTGTGAACCCGGACGGCGCGGAGTACGACATCGCCACCGGGCAGTTCCGCAGCTGGCGCAAGAACCGCCAGGCCCCCAGCGGCACCGACATCAACCGCAACTTCGGCTACAAGTGGGGCTGCTGCGGCGGTTCCTCCGGCAGCACCGGCAGCGAGACCTACCGCGGCCCGTCGGCGTTCTCCACCCCGGAGGCGCAGCGCATCCGCGACCTGGTGAACAGCCGGGTGGTCGGCGGCAAGCAGCAGATCACCGCGAACATCGACTTCCACACCTACTCGGAGCTGGTGCTGTGGCCGTTCGGCTACACCCAGAACGACACGGCGCCGGGCCTCAACGCCGACGAGCAGAAGGCGTTCTCCACGCTCGGCAGGCAGATGGCGCAGACGAACGGGTACACCCCGCAGCAGGGCAGCGACCTGTACGTGACCGACGGGGACATCACCGACTGGATGTGGGGCCAGCACAAGATCTGGACCTACACGTTCGAGATGTACCCGAGCGGCGGCGGAGCCGGTGGCTTCTACCCGCGTGACACCGTGATCGAGCGGGAGACCGCCCGCAACGACAAGGCCGTGGACCTGTTGCTGTCCTACGCGGACTGCGTTCCCCGCGTGATCGGCAAGACCTGCTGAACGACGCTGTGACGAAGGCCGTCTCCCGATTTCCGGGAGACGGCCCTTTATTTCGGGCCAGGGCGAACTCAGACCTTCTTGACCACGATTTCGATCAGGTTGTTGTGGTCCA
The window above is part of the Allokutzneria albata genome. Proteins encoded here:
- the hisB gene encoding imidazoleglycerol-phosphate dehydratase HisB — translated: MNRIAKIERTTKESSIHVELDLDGAGKVDVSTGVPFFDHMLTALGAHASFDLVVRATGDVEIDAHHTVEDTAIVLGQALREAIGDAAGIRRFGDAWIPMDETLAHAAVDVSGRPYCVHVGEPDLLAGYTIGNNYPAVLNRHVFESLAFHARIALHVRVIHGRDPHHITEAQFKAIARALRAAVERDPRVTGIPSTKGVL
- a CDS encoding histidinol-phosphate transaminase gives rise to the protein MSVLGSEFTLDGLPLREDLRGRSPYGAPQLDVAVRLNTNENPYPPPPALVADVAEATRKAAEQLHRYPDRDAIELRTALAEYLSRATGVALARENVWAANGSNEILQQILQAFGGPGRVAVGFEPSYSMHPIIAAGTRTEWLSAPRRADFSLDADAAVQLIHDRQPDVVFLTSPNNPTGQSIPAEDLRRLVAVAPGMVVVDEAYAEFSAQPSAVELIGQLGGRLIVSRTMSKAFAFAGGRLGYLAAAPAVVDALQLVRLPYHLSSLTQAAALASLRHADATLGSVAALAAERDRVVEALTGMGFSVVPSDANFVLFGRFGDAQAAWKSYLDRGVLIREIGVAGHLRVTIGVPDENDAFLAASKEVATEVQR
- the hisH gene encoding imidazole glycerol phosphate synthase subunit HisH, coding for MSRVVVLDYGSGNLRSAERALRRVGADVEVTADHRAALAADGLVVPGVGAFGACMAGLRSVQGPRIIGERLAGGRPVLGICVGMQALFERGVEHGVTDEGCGEWPGTVERLHADVLPHMGWNTVRAPEGSQFFAGLDADARFYFVHSFGVRKWELDADGAFTPPLVTWAHHGEDFVAAVENGPLWATQFHPEKSGDAGAHILRNWLNTL
- the soxR gene encoding redox-sensitive transcriptional activator SoxR gives rise to the protein MAEVPKWLTIGDVAARSGVPHTALRFYEDKGLITSERTAGNQRRYARSVLRRLAFIRSAQRVGLTLEDVRDALATLPDNRTPTKADWSRLSRSWDKELEIRIDALQRLRERLASCIGCGCLSLKACGLYNENDEQAKFGPGAHKLKPAAEGGRD
- a CDS encoding peptidase inhibitor family I36 protein encodes the protein MSGRRMLRSAVAVLAVVGAMLTGVAPASAAQVGCDGKLCMWEDEWYQGSLYVQASVEAGCRDINGWNGDNEISSLHNQTGRVVRLFADDNCQGRSLYVCGRWYHPDLDEQDFDNEAESYRFE
- the priA gene encoding bifunctional 1-(5-phosphoribosyl)-5-((5-phosphoribosylamino)methylideneamino)imidazole-4-carboxamide isomerase/phosphoribosylanthranilate isomerase PriA, whose translation is MTFTLFPAVDVVDGKAVRLTQGEAGTETAYGTPLEAALAWQDGGAEWIHLVDLDAAFGRGDNRALLAAMIAELDVKVELSGGIRDDASLAAALGTGCARVNLGTAALEDPEWCAKVLAAHGEQVAVGLDVRITEEGHRLKGRGWTSDGGDLWEVLERLERDGCSRYVVTDVSKDGTLQGPNVELLREICARTDKPVIASGGVSSVDDLRALAELAPVGLEGAIVGKALYAKAFTLPEALAAVR
- a CDS encoding peptidase inhibitor family I36 protein, with the protein product MFEGRVRRAAVAVLVVAGTMLAGVAPASAKAKNDCRNDICMWEDANYVGDRYVDEPMIAGCREIPGWNGDNEISSVWNRSGRLIYLYSEDNCQGRAYAVGSGAELASLSDFNDDAESYLVT
- a CDS encoding transketolase family protein; amino-acid sequence: MTAADFAGKTEQALMSGDVTMRETFVETVTAAMDTDPRIAVVTADISAGNFAEARSRHPERVVNVGIREQAMIGVAGGMALTGLRPVAHSYTPFLIERPFEQIKLDLGHQDVGAVLVSIGASYDDPVWGRTHQAPGDVALIDTLPGWTVHVPGHQDEVRSLLTEALAGDDRVYLRLSTRRNARAYPTDAGFIPVRLGSKGVVVAVGPTLDSVLAATSTVDVTVLYAATVRPFDHAGLREAVGANANVVLVEPYLQGTSAHEVGTALADVPHRLLSLGVHRDNEVRAYGTAEQHDVIHGLDPAGLHHSITQFLG
- a CDS encoding thiamine pyrophosphate-dependent enzyme, which gives rise to MTQGTLRRGWAELPALFRRMTGDEKHEWAATSTLPTLWTLYDRVLNVSPERVDDPDRDRFLLSKGHGPMAYYAVLAAKGFLDPSTLDDWTDFGSPLGQHPDRVLVPGVEIGAGSLGHGLALGVGQVLGLRAQGRTEPRVVVLVGDGEFDEGSNHEAIALAGRLGLEQLTVVAIDNGSASHGWPGGMATRFAVEGWDTVSVDGRDQEALYHAFTEEHPGRARAVVAVIREEGAE
- a CDS encoding RNA 2'-phosphotransferase translates to MNRTRLVSVSKRMSRHLRHAPEEIGITLDAAGWVDVADLLAALRISREELEAVVAGNDKRRFAFDETGERIRASQGHSVAVDLGLEPAEPPAVLYHGTVERFLSAILEEGLRPMKRHAVHLSADVETARRVGSRRGSPTILVVDAAAMAADGHTFHRSANGVWLTDAVPPRYLKRT